One window of the Pseudomonas knackmussii B13 genome contains the following:
- a CDS encoding flavin-containing monooxygenase translates to MGTQGQTAASRHCKVAIIGTGFSGLGMAIRLSQEGERDFLLFEKAAGVGGTWRVNNYPGCACDVQSHVYSFSFEPNPEWTRMFARQPEIRAYLEGCWKKYRLENRTLFNTEVQRLEWDDARNLWHIHDAAGNHYTAQAVVSGMGALSIPSIPPLKGLESFQGKAFHSQNWDHDYDLAGKRVAVIGTGASAIQFVPEIQPLVAKMDLYQRTAPWILPKPDRAISDKERARFKHFPLVQKLWRGALYSMLEGRVLGFTFAPWAMKMIGKLAVRYIHQQIKDPELRRKVTPDYTIGCKRILMSPNYYPALAAPNSSVITDGIREIREHSIVTADGQEREVDAIIFGTGFTANDPIPRGTVFGRNGVDLLDTWKQGPEAYKGTVTRGFPNLFFLMGPNTGLGHNSMVYMIESQIAYVLGALKLMQRRDLLSLEVKDEVQERWNAKVQGNLSNTVWNTGGCKSWYLHPVSGRNCTLWPGFTWRFRLLTRHFDPAAYHLNARPFPASVAQQPRAEEVPA, encoded by the coding sequence ATGGGTACGCAAGGGCAAACTGCCGCGAGCAGACACTGCAAAGTCGCCATCATCGGCACCGGATTTTCCGGGCTGGGCATGGCCATCCGCCTGAGCCAGGAGGGCGAGCGCGACTTCCTGCTGTTCGAGAAGGCCGCCGGCGTCGGCGGCACCTGGCGGGTCAACAACTACCCGGGCTGCGCCTGCGACGTGCAGTCCCATGTCTACTCCTTCTCCTTCGAGCCGAACCCGGAATGGACGCGCATGTTCGCCCGCCAACCGGAAATCCGCGCTTACCTGGAGGGCTGCTGGAAGAAGTACCGCCTGGAGAACCGCACCCTTTTCAACACCGAGGTGCAGCGCCTGGAGTGGGACGACGCCCGCAACCTCTGGCACATCCACGACGCCGCCGGCAACCACTACACCGCGCAGGCCGTTGTCTCCGGCATGGGCGCCCTGTCGATCCCCTCGATTCCTCCGCTCAAGGGCCTGGAAAGCTTCCAGGGCAAGGCCTTCCACTCGCAGAACTGGGACCACGACTACGACCTCGCGGGCAAGCGTGTGGCGGTGATCGGCACCGGCGCCTCGGCCATCCAGTTCGTGCCGGAAATCCAGCCGCTGGTGGCCAAGATGGACCTCTACCAGCGCACCGCGCCCTGGATCCTGCCCAAGCCCGACCGCGCCATCAGCGACAAGGAACGCGCACGCTTCAAGCACTTCCCGCTGGTGCAGAAACTCTGGCGCGGCGCGCTCTACAGCATGCTCGAAGGCCGCGTGCTCGGTTTCACCTTCGCGCCCTGGGCGATGAAGATGATCGGCAAGCTCGCCGTGCGCTACATCCACCAGCAGATCAAGGATCCGGAGCTGCGTCGCAAGGTCACCCCGGACTACACCATCGGCTGCAAGCGCATCCTGATGTCGCCCAACTACTACCCTGCACTGGCCGCGCCGAACTCGTCGGTGATCACCGATGGCATCCGCGAGATCCGCGAGCACAGCATCGTCACCGCCGACGGGCAAGAGCGCGAAGTGGACGCGATCATCTTCGGCACCGGCTTCACCGCCAACGATCCGATCCCGCGCGGCACCGTATTCGGCCGCAACGGCGTCGACCTGCTCGACACCTGGAAGCAAGGCCCGGAAGCCTACAAGGGCACCGTCACCCGCGGCTTCCCCAACCTGTTCTTCCTCATGGGCCCGAACACCGGCCTTGGGCACAACTCGATGGTCTACATGATCGAGTCGCAGATCGCCTACGTGCTCGGCGCGCTCAAGCTCATGCAGCGCCGCGACCTGCTCAGCCTGGAGGTCAAGGACGAGGTGCAGGAGCGTTGGAACGCCAAGGTGCAGGGCAACCTCAGCAACACCGTGTGGAACACCGGCGGCTGCAAGAGCTGGTACCTGCACCCGGTGAGCGGGCGCAACTGCACCCTGTGGCCGGGCTTCACCTGGCGCTTCCGCCTGCTCACCCGGCACTTCGATCCGGCTGCCTATCACCTGAACGCACGGCCCTTCCCGGCGTCCGTTGCTCAGCAACCCCGCGCCGAGGAGGTTCCGGCATGA
- a CDS encoding TetR family transcriptional regulator — MSLELDEVTQRQDAPGKRLLMEAALHLASSRRSLSSIGLRELAREAGLNPNTFYRHFADVDDLGLAIIRDIATQLRQPLRALRREAAERAPAAGAAAHLPLGLDFARGQRVCQETVRLFFDFVEQNPEAFVIGVRELHGPSPVLREALGKVMDDFGADMAEDIAQFHLLPNVPEAEVAQLSRAISRQLFQQSLDYLELPEGRREEVCALAERQILLLFTGASVLQALGL, encoded by the coding sequence ATGAGTCTGGAACTCGACGAGGTAACACAACGCCAGGACGCACCGGGCAAGCGCCTGCTGATGGAAGCGGCGCTGCACCTGGCCTCCAGCCGGCGCAGCCTGAGCAGCATCGGTCTGCGCGAGCTGGCGCGCGAGGCGGGGCTGAACCCGAACACCTTCTACCGGCATTTCGCCGATGTGGACGACCTGGGCCTGGCGATCATCCGTGACATCGCTACCCAGCTGCGCCAGCCGCTGCGCGCCTTGCGCCGCGAAGCCGCCGAACGCGCCCCGGCTGCCGGAGCTGCAGCGCATCTGCCCCTGGGGCTGGATTTCGCCCGCGGCCAGCGGGTCTGCCAGGAGACGGTGAGGCTGTTCTTCGACTTCGTCGAACAGAACCCGGAAGCCTTCGTGATAGGCGTGCGCGAGTTGCACGGCCCGTCGCCGGTGCTGCGCGAGGCGCTGGGCAAGGTGATGGACGACTTCGGCGCCGACATGGCCGAGGACATCGCGCAATTCCACCTGTTACCCAACGTGCCGGAGGCGGAGGTGGCGCAGCTGTCGCGGGCGATCAGCCGGCAGCTGTTCCAGCAGTCGCTGGACTACCTGGAGTTGCCCGAGGGGCGCCGGGAAGAGGTCTGTGCGTTGGCGGAGCGGCAGATTCTGCTGCTGTTCACTGGCGCGTCGGTGCTGCAGGCGTTGGGGTTGTAA
- a CDS encoding cyd operon YbgE family protein, translated as MTALMPDGALRRPWSRALSLLLAAPLALVLLIHPALMLDAQGGYSHGPLMLVMLGVSAGFVHGVGFDPRTRLWALLFGPTCGWPLMLLGYALLMKAQLGH; from the coding sequence ATGACAGCGCTGATGCCTGACGGCGCGCTGCGCCGCCCATGGAGCCGCGCGCTGTCGCTACTCCTGGCGGCGCCGCTGGCGCTGGTGTTGCTGATCCACCCGGCGCTGATGCTCGACGCCCAGGGAGGGTACAGCCACGGCCCGCTGATGCTGGTGATGCTCGGCGTCAGTGCGGGGTTCGTGCACGGCGTGGGTTTCGATCCACGCACCCGGCTGTGGGCGCTGCTGTTCGGCCCGACCTGCGGCTGGCCGCTGATGCTGCTGGGCTACGCGCTGCTAATGAAGGCGCAACTGGGTCATTAA
- the cydX gene encoding cytochrome bd-I oxidase subunit CydX, with translation MWYFTWILGILLACSFGIVNALWLETTQDLDSDDSADA, from the coding sequence ATGTGGTACTTCACCTGGATCCTCGGCATCTTGCTGGCCTGCAGCTTCGGCATCGTCAACGCACTCTGGCTGGAAACCACCCAGGACCTGGACAGCGATGACAGCGCTGATGCCTGA
- the cydB gene encoding cytochrome d ubiquinol oxidase subunit II, giving the protein MDYETLKIIWWVLIGVLLIGFALTDGFDMGAMALLPFVAKQDHERRVAINTIAPHWDGNQVWFITAGGALFAAWPMVYATAFSGLYWAMLLVLFALFCRPVGFDYRSKLEDPRWRNVWDWALFVGGFVPALVFGVAFGNLFQGLPFNLDDMMRPSYHGSFFALLNPFALLAGVVSLSMLCLHGGAWLMLRTDGELAERSASAARLCALVYLVAFIGAGAWVSFGMHGYSLVSAVDGNAVLNPLHKEVALDNAGWLANYHKQPLTMLAPALGILGGLIALGAASGRRGGLAFLGSALAIIGTICTAGFALFPFVFPSSENLAASLTLWDAVSSHKTLGIMFGVACVFVPIILCYTLWGYVRMWGRLSRKHIDANPHGLY; this is encoded by the coding sequence ATGGACTACGAAACCCTGAAGATCATCTGGTGGGTGCTGATCGGCGTACTGCTGATCGGCTTCGCCCTCACCGACGGCTTCGACATGGGCGCCATGGCGCTGCTGCCCTTCGTCGCCAAGCAGGACCACGAGCGCCGCGTGGCGATCAACACCATCGCGCCGCACTGGGACGGCAACCAGGTATGGTTCATCACTGCCGGCGGCGCGCTCTTCGCCGCCTGGCCGATGGTCTACGCCACGGCGTTCTCCGGCCTCTACTGGGCCATGCTGCTGGTGCTCTTCGCGCTGTTCTGCCGGCCGGTGGGCTTCGACTACCGCAGCAAGCTGGAAGACCCGCGCTGGCGCAACGTCTGGGACTGGGCACTGTTCGTCGGCGGCTTCGTCCCGGCGCTGGTGTTCGGCGTGGCCTTCGGCAACCTGTTCCAGGGCCTGCCATTCAACCTCGACGACATGATGCGGCCCTCCTACCACGGCTCCTTCTTCGCCCTGCTCAACCCCTTCGCCCTGCTCGCCGGGGTGGTCAGCCTGAGCATGCTCTGCCTGCACGGCGGCGCCTGGCTGATGCTGCGCACCGACGGCGAGCTGGCCGAGCGCTCGGCCAGCGCCGCAAGGCTCTGCGCGTTGGTCTACCTGGTGGCCTTCATCGGCGCCGGCGCCTGGGTCAGCTTCGGCATGCACGGCTACAGCCTGGTCTCGGCGGTGGACGGCAACGCCGTGCTCAACCCGCTGCACAAGGAGGTCGCGCTGGACAACGCCGGCTGGCTGGCCAACTACCACAAGCAGCCGCTGACGATGCTCGCCCCCGCCCTGGGCATCCTCGGTGGCCTGATCGCCCTCGGCGCCGCCAGCGGCCGGCGTGGCGGACTGGCCTTCCTCGGCAGTGCCCTGGCGATCATCGGGACGATCTGCACCGCCGGCTTCGCGCTGTTCCCCTTCGTCTTCCCGTCCAGCGAAAACCTCGCGGCGAGCCTGACCCTGTGGGACGCCGTGTCCAGCCACAAGACCCTGGGCATCATGTTCGGCGTGGCCTGCGTCTTCGTGCCGATCATTCTCTGCTACACGCTTTGGGGCTACGTGCGGATGTGGGGCCGGCTCAGCCGCAAGCACATCGACGCCAACCCCCACGGACTCTACTGA
- a CDS encoding cytochrome ubiquinol oxidase subunit I: protein MISEAVVDLSRLQFAMTAMYHFLFVPLTLGMAFLLAIMESVYVMTGKQVYKDMTQFWGKLFGINFALGVTTGLTMEFQFGTNWAYYSHYVGDIFGAPLAIEGLMAFFLESTFIGLFFFGWERLSKVQHLAVTWLVALGSNLSALWILIANGWMQNPVGAEFNYQTMRMELVDFGALLFNPVAQVKFVHTVAAGYVTGAIFVLAISSWYLLKKRDQGFARRSFAIASAFGMASVLSVIILGDESGYEIGDVQKTKLAAIEAEWNTEPAPAGFTLFGIPDQEQMRTHYAIKIPFALGIIATRSLDKEVTGIKDLLVQHEARIRNGMKAYALLEQLRGGDKSPATLAAFDQVKLDLGYGLLLKKYTEKVTDATEEQIRLATLDTIPDVLTLFFSFRIMVACGFLMLALFACAFWASARKNEERKPWLLKWALLSLPLPWIAAQTGWYVAEHGRQPWSIGEVLPVHLSASSLSTHDLWGSITALVLFYSLLLVVEMYLMIKFARLGPSSLHTGRYHFEQDAGAHRPATA, encoded by the coding sequence ATGATCTCGGAAGCCGTAGTCGATCTGTCACGCCTGCAGTTCGCCATGACGGCGATGTACCACTTCCTGTTCGTCCCGCTGACGCTCGGAATGGCGTTCCTGCTGGCGATCATGGAGTCGGTGTATGTGATGACCGGCAAGCAGGTCTACAAGGACATGACCCAGTTCTGGGGCAAGCTGTTCGGCATCAACTTCGCCCTGGGCGTCACCACCGGGCTGACCATGGAGTTCCAGTTCGGCACCAACTGGGCCTACTACTCCCACTACGTCGGAGACATCTTCGGCGCGCCGCTGGCCATCGAGGGCCTGATGGCCTTCTTCCTCGAATCCACCTTCATCGGCCTGTTCTTCTTCGGCTGGGAACGCCTGTCGAAGGTCCAGCACCTGGCCGTGACCTGGCTGGTGGCGCTGGGCTCGAACCTCTCGGCGCTGTGGATCCTGATCGCCAACGGCTGGATGCAGAACCCGGTGGGCGCGGAGTTCAACTACCAGACCATGCGCATGGAGCTGGTCGACTTCGGCGCCCTGCTGTTCAACCCGGTGGCCCAGGTCAAGTTCGTGCACACCGTGGCCGCCGGCTACGTCACTGGGGCGATCTTCGTCCTCGCCATCTCCAGCTGGTACCTGCTGAAGAAGCGCGACCAGGGCTTCGCCCGCCGTTCCTTCGCCATAGCCTCGGCCTTCGGCATGGCCTCGGTCCTCTCGGTGATCATCCTCGGCGACGAATCCGGCTACGAGATCGGTGACGTGCAGAAGACCAAGCTCGCCGCCATCGAGGCCGAGTGGAACACCGAGCCGGCACCGGCCGGTTTCACCCTGTTCGGCATCCCCGACCAGGAGCAGATGCGCACCCACTACGCGATCAAGATTCCCTTCGCCCTGGGCATCATCGCCACCCGCTCGCTCGACAAGGAAGTGACCGGCATCAAGGACCTGCTGGTGCAGCACGAGGCACGTATCCGAAATGGCATGAAGGCCTATGCGTTGCTCGAACAGCTGCGCGGCGGCGACAAGTCGCCGGCGACCCTCGCCGCCTTCGACCAGGTCAAGCTCGACCTCGGCTACGGCCTGCTGCTGAAGAAGTACACCGAAAAGGTCACCGACGCGACGGAAGAACAGATCCGCCTGGCCACCCTCGACACCATCCCCGACGTGCTCACCCTGTTCTTCAGCTTCCGCATCATGGTCGCCTGCGGCTTCCTCATGCTCGCCCTGTTCGCCTGCGCCTTCTGGGCGTCGGCGCGCAAGAACGAGGAACGCAAGCCCTGGCTGCTGAAGTGGGCGCTGCTGAGCCTGCCGCTGCCCTGGATCGCTGCGCAGACCGGCTGGTACGTCGCCGAGCATGGCCGCCAGCCCTGGTCCATCGGCGAGGTGTTGCCGGTGCACCTGTCCGCTTCCAGCCTGAGCACCCACGACCTCTGGGGCTCGATCACCGCGCTGGTGCTCTTCTACAGCCTGCTGCTGGTGGTGGAGATGTACCTGATGATCAAGTTCGCGCGCCTCGGTCCGTCGAGCCTGCACACCGGCCGCTACCACTTCGAACAGGACGCCGGCGCCCATCGCCCGGCCACCGCCTGA
- the cydP gene encoding cytochrome oxidase putative small subunit CydP has translation MPVEDKPFWKIPLAREIAVILVIKLALLLAIKAIWFDHPTVPADGDRQVSAHLLGNSASLPPPSKETP, from the coding sequence ATGCCGGTCGAAGACAAGCCGTTCTGGAAGATTCCCCTGGCCCGCGAGATCGCCGTGATCCTGGTGATCAAGCTGGCCCTGCTGCTGGCCATCAAGGCCATCTGGTTCGATCACCCCACCGTCCCCGCCGACGGTGACCGGCAGGTCAGCGCGCACCTGCTGGGCAACTCCGCTTCACTCCCCCCCCCCTCCAAGGAGACTCCGTGA
- a CDS encoding metal-dependent hydrolase encodes MNAQTQALRANFPVRRMDFSFSETPKYWWDGQPFMSHFMNNLSSLFPYGEKFFVDSVRAVREQIRDPQLQKDVSAFIGQEAMHSKEHAAYNEYAEEHGIDLERLELRIKHLLGAISKVTTKKHDLAITCALEHFTATMAERLLRREDLSTQMKSPKMYKLWMWHAIEENEHKAVAYDVYQQVYGGYFTRTAVMLLTTVIFLGVIGGFQIHLLRKDGQLFNWGSWKHGLVTLFGLRNGYFTQLVRPWLDYFRPGFHPLDHDTRALEKHWKEQLDFAG; translated from the coding sequence ATGAACGCCCAAACTCAAGCGCTGCGCGCGAACTTCCCGGTCCGTCGAATGGATTTCAGCTTCAGCGAGACACCGAAATACTGGTGGGACGGCCAGCCCTTCATGTCGCACTTCATGAACAACCTCTCCTCGCTGTTCCCCTATGGCGAGAAGTTCTTCGTCGACAGCGTGCGCGCCGTGCGCGAGCAGATCCGCGACCCGCAGCTGCAGAAGGATGTCAGCGCCTTCATCGGCCAGGAGGCCATGCACTCCAAGGAGCACGCGGCCTACAACGAATATGCCGAGGAGCACGGCATCGACCTGGAGCGTCTGGAGCTGCGCATCAAGCACCTGCTTGGCGCGATCAGCAAGGTCACCACCAAGAAGCACGACCTGGCGATCACCTGCGCCCTGGAGCACTTCACCGCGACCATGGCCGAACGCCTGCTGCGCCGCGAGGACCTGAGCACGCAGATGAAGTCGCCGAAGATGTACAAGCTGTGGATGTGGCACGCCATCGAGGAGAACGAGCACAAGGCGGTGGCCTACGACGTCTACCAGCAGGTCTACGGCGGCTATTTCACCCGTACCGCGGTGATGCTGCTGACCACCGTGATCTTCCTCGGCGTCATCGGCGGCTTCCAGATCCACCTGCTGCGCAAGGATGGCCAGCTGTTCAACTGGGGCAGCTGGAAGCACGGCCTGGTGACCCTGTTCGGCCTGCGCAACGGTTACTTCACCCAGCTCGTGCGCCCCTGGCTGGACTACTTCCGCCCGGGTTTCCACCCCCTCGACCACGACACCCGCGCCCTGGAAAAACACTGGAAGGAGCAACTCGACTTCGCCGGCTGA
- a CDS encoding adenine phosphoribosyltransferase: MILNQLDLKSVIRAVPDFPKPGVMFRDITPLFQSPRALRFVADSFIQRYVEADFSHIGAMDARGFLIGSIIAYELNKPLVLFRKQGKLPADVLAQGYQTEYGEALLEVHADSLCEGDSVLIFDDLIATGGTLLAAAQLVRRMGAKVFEAASIIDLPELGGSAKLADAGIPTYSLTAFALDEQ, translated from the coding sequence ATGATCCTCAACCAGCTTGACCTGAAATCCGTGATCCGCGCGGTCCCCGACTTCCCCAAGCCGGGCGTGATGTTCCGTGACATCACCCCGCTGTTCCAGTCGCCGCGCGCCCTGCGTTTCGTCGCCGACAGCTTCATCCAGCGCTACGTGGAAGCGGATTTCAGCCATATCGGCGCCATGGACGCTCGCGGCTTCCTGATCGGCTCGATCATCGCCTACGAACTGAACAAGCCGCTGGTGCTGTTCCGCAAGCAAGGCAAACTGCCGGCCGACGTACTCGCCCAGGGCTACCAGACCGAGTACGGCGAAGCGCTGCTGGAGGTCCACGCCGACAGCCTCTGCGAAGGCGACAGCGTGCTGATCTTCGATGACCTGATCGCCACTGGCGGCACCCTGCTGGCAGCCGCACAACTGGTACGCCGCATGGGCGCCAAGGTCTTCGAGGCCGCGTCCATCATCGACCTGCCGGAGCTCGGCGGCTCGGCCAAGCTGGCCGACGCCGGCATCCCCACCTACAGCCTCACCGCCTTCGCCCTCGACGAGCAGTGA
- the fnr gene encoding fumarate/nitrate reduction transcriptional regulator Fnr: MAETIKVRALPQAHCKDCSLAPLCLPLSLNNDDMDALDEIVKRGRPLKKGELLFRQGDAFGSVFAVRSGALKTFSLTDNGEEQITGFHLPSELVGLSGMDTEAYPVSAQALETTSVCEIPFERLDELAEQLPQLRRQLMRVMSREIRDDQQMMLLLSKKTADERIATFLVNLAARFRARGFSAQQFRLAMSRNEIGNYLGLAVETVSRVFTRFQQSGLIAAEGKEVQILDSIELCALAGGQMDN, encoded by the coding sequence ATGGCCGAAACCATCAAGGTGCGCGCCCTCCCGCAGGCGCACTGCAAGGACTGCAGCCTGGCCCCGCTCTGTCTGCCCCTGTCGCTGAACAACGACGACATGGACGCCCTCGACGAGATCGTCAAGCGCGGTCGTCCGCTGAAGAAAGGCGAGCTGCTGTTCCGCCAGGGCGATGCCTTCGGCTCGGTCTTCGCCGTGCGCTCCGGCGCGCTGAAGACCTTCAGCCTGACCGACAACGGCGAAGAGCAGATCACCGGCTTCCACCTGCCCAGCGAGCTGGTCGGCCTCTCCGGCATGGACACCGAGGCCTATCCGGTATCGGCGCAAGCGCTGGAAACCACTTCCGTCTGCGAGATCCCCTTCGAGCGTCTCGACGAGCTCGCCGAACAACTGCCGCAGCTGCGCCGCCAGCTGATGCGGGTGATGAGCCGCGAAATCCGCGACGACCAGCAGATGATGCTGCTGCTGTCGAAGAAGACCGCCGACGAGCGCATCGCCACCTTCCTGGTGAACCTCGCGGCGCGTTTCCGCGCCCGTGGCTTCTCCGCCCAGCAGTTCCGCCTGGCGATGTCGCGCAACGAGATCGGCAACTACCTGGGCCTGGCGGTGGAAACCGTGTCGCGGGTGTTTACCCGCTTCCAGCAGAGCGGCCTGATCGCCGCCGAAGGCAAGGAAGTGCAGATCCTCGACTCCATCGAGTTGTGCGCCCTGGCCGGCGGCCAGATGGACAACTGA
- the hemN gene encoding oxygen-independent coproporphyrinogen III oxidase, translating to MLDNIRWDADLIRRYDLSGPRYTSYPTAVQFHEGVGPFDMLHALRDSQKARRPLSLYVHIPFCANICYYCACNKVITKDRGRSAPYLARLIHEAEMIGRHLGREQRVEQLHFGGGTPTFLSPGQLRELMSQLRTHLHLLDDDSGDYGIEIDPREADWSTMGLLRELGFNRVSLGVQDFDLEVQRAVNRLQSFDETRAIMDAARTLQYRSVNIDLIYGLPKQTPERFAQTVEQVIGLQPDRLSVFNYAHLPERFMPQRRIDVADLPSPGQKLEMLQRTIEQLSAAGYRYIGMDHFALPDDELAMAQEDGTLQRNFQGYTTHGHCDLIGLGVSAISQIGNLYAQNSSEIADYMSSLDNGQLATRRGLFCTPDDRIRRAVIQQLICHFRLDFAAVEREFNIEFRGYFASVWPELERFASDGLILLDRDGIDVTAAGRLLVRSLCMLFDRYLPEQNLQRFSRVI from the coding sequence ATGCTCGACAATATTCGCTGGGACGCTGATCTGATCCGTCGATACGATCTATCCGGCCCACGCTACACCTCCTATCCCACCGCCGTGCAGTTCCACGAAGGCGTCGGACCCTTCGACATGCTGCATGCGCTGCGGGATAGCCAGAAAGCCCGGCGACCGCTGTCGCTCTACGTACACATCCCGTTCTGCGCGAACATTTGCTACTACTGCGCCTGCAACAAGGTCATCACCAAGGACCGTGGGCGCAGCGCGCCCTACCTCGCGCGGCTGATACACGAAGCCGAGATGATCGGCCGCCACCTCGGCCGCGAGCAGCGCGTCGAGCAACTGCACTTCGGCGGCGGCACCCCGACCTTCCTCAGCCCCGGCCAGTTGCGCGAGCTGATGAGCCAGCTGCGCACCCACCTGCACCTGCTGGACGACGACTCCGGCGACTACGGCATCGAGATCGACCCGCGCGAGGCCGACTGGTCGACCATGGGCCTGCTTCGCGAGCTGGGCTTCAACCGCGTCAGCCTCGGCGTGCAGGACTTCGACCTGGAAGTGCAGCGGGCGGTGAACCGCCTGCAGAGCTTCGACGAGACGCGGGCGATCATGGACGCCGCGCGCACCCTGCAATATCGCTCGGTGAACATCGACCTGATCTACGGCCTGCCCAAGCAGACGCCGGAACGCTTCGCACAGACCGTCGAGCAGGTCATCGGCCTGCAGCCCGACCGCCTCTCGGTGTTCAACTACGCGCACCTGCCGGAGCGCTTCATGCCGCAGCGGCGCATCGACGTCGCCGACCTGCCCAGCCCCGGGCAGAAGCTGGAGATGCTGCAGCGCACCATCGAGCAGCTCAGCGCCGCAGGCTACCGCTACATCGGCATGGACCACTTCGCCCTGCCCGACGACGAGCTGGCCATGGCCCAGGAGGACGGCACCCTGCAACGCAACTTCCAGGGCTATACCACCCACGGCCATTGCGACCTGATCGGCCTGGGCGTCTCGGCGATCAGCCAGATCGGCAACCTCTACGCGCAGAACAGCAGCGAAATCGCCGACTACATGAGCAGCCTGGACAACGGCCAACTGGCCACCCGTCGCGGCCTCTTCTGCACCCCGGACGATCGCATCCGCCGCGCGGTGATCCAGCAACTGATCTGCCACTTCAGACTGGACTTCGCCGCCGTCGAGCGGGAATTCAACATCGAATTCCGCGGCTACTTCGCCAGCGTCTGGCCCGAGCTCGAGCGCTTCGCCTCAGACGGGTTGATCCTGCTCGACCGCGACGGCATCGACGTCACCGCAGCTGGCCGCCTGCTCGTGCGCAGCCTGTGCATGCTCTTCGACCGCTACCTGCCGGAGCAGAACCTGCAACGCTTTTCGCGGGTGATCTGA
- a CDS encoding sulfite exporter TauE/SafE family protein: MPELAPQLVSALVLGLLGGGHCLGMCGGLMGALTLAIPPEQRGRRLRLLLAYNLGRILSYACAGLLLGLAGWAIAKTPFAAALRVIAGLLLISMGLYLAGWWSGLTRIEALGRGLWKHIQPFASRLLPVSSVPQALLLGALWGWLPCGLVYSTLLWTSSQGSAADSALLMLAFGLGTWPVLLATGLAAEQVTALLRKRSVRMAGGLLVILFGLWTLPGPHQAWLMGHAMG; encoded by the coding sequence ATGCCTGAGCTGGCACCGCAGCTGGTATCGGCACTGGTCCTCGGCCTGCTCGGCGGCGGCCATTGCCTGGGCATGTGCGGCGGCCTGATGGGCGCGCTGACCCTGGCCATCCCGCCCGAACAACGCGGGCGCCGGCTGCGCCTGCTGCTGGCCTACAACCTCGGCCGCATCCTCAGCTACGCCTGCGCCGGGCTGCTGCTCGGCCTGGCCGGCTGGGCCATCGCGAAGACTCCGTTCGCTGCGGCCCTGCGCGTTATCGCCGGATTGCTGCTGATCAGCATGGGCCTCTACCTGGCCGGCTGGTGGAGCGGCCTGACGCGCATCGAGGCGCTCGGCCGCGGCTTGTGGAAGCACATCCAGCCGTTCGCCAGCCGCCTGCTGCCGGTATCCAGCGTGCCGCAGGCGCTGCTGCTCGGCGCGCTCTGGGGCTGGCTGCCGTGCGGCCTGGTCTACAGCACCCTGCTGTGGACCAGCAGCCAGGGCTCGGCGGCCGATAGCGCGCTGCTGATGCTGGCCTTCGGCCTGGGCACCTGGCCGGTGCTGCTGGCCACGGGGCTGGCCGCCGAACAGGTCACCGCGCTGCTGCGCAAGCGCAGCGTTCGCATGGCCGGCGGGCTGCTGGTGATCCTCTTCGGCCTCTGGACCCTGCCCGGTCCGCACCAGGCCTGGCTGATGGGCCATGCCATGGGCTGA
- the ccoS gene encoding cbb3-type cytochrome oxidase assembly protein CcoS, whose product MPALYVMIPVALLIVGLAVLIFFWAVNSGQYDDMDGPAHSILFDDEDPKHQAGIDEAEGAKPDEEQKDERNA is encoded by the coding sequence ATGCCCGCGCTCTATGTGATGATCCCGGTCGCCCTGCTGATCGTCGGCCTCGCCGTGCTGATCTTCTTCTGGGCGGTTAACAGCGGCCAGTACGACGACATGGACGGCCCGGCGCACAGCATCCTGTTCGACGACGAAGACCCCAAGCACCAGGCCGGCATCGACGAGGCGGAAGGCGCGAAGCCCGACGAGGAGCAAAAGGACGAGCGCAATGCCTGA